Proteins from a single region of Elgaria multicarinata webbii isolate HBS135686 ecotype San Diego chromosome 23, rElgMul1.1.pri, whole genome shotgun sequence:
- the CREB3L3 gene encoding cyclic AMP-responsive element-binding protein 3-like protein 3, with protein sequence MASSNLNGMELLDLLFDRQDGVLRNVELGPPGTNWLVPEDSHLLNTQENEDFINSILGPSDAVLDSPSWSPAASDSGISEDPHSDQLDSPPHYVPTGSPDAYSDGSSHSDLAYPLYQDPCQAMPVLKAPAAESRKTEVSIDFDLWEAEFYPEERQELSAAHLSSPSCTLTIKDLLLSNNCDVHQQAVNPSLLRQSPGTCQELVLTEDEKKLLAKEGVTLPTQLPLTKYEERVLKKIRRKIRNKQSAQESRKKKKEYIDGLESRMSACTAQNQELQRKVVHLEKQNVSLLQQLKKLQALVMHSSSKAAQTGTCVAVLLLSFALIVFPSISPFARNKSQTEGDFVPVRVFSRSLHNDASSRVAFSMAWDAEQSAEDVEKPLWAEYAQEAHSGQDEMPGKMTDSHIFSRLQKAGETLTSNGTEVFPEGTGPRLEGHRDHVGGHSLASVAWTDPKPPSEVLLEQAEEL encoded by the exons CACTTGCTGAACACTCAAGAGAACGAGGATTTCATCAACTCCATCCTGGGGCCCTCAGACGCTGTCCTTGACTCCCCAAGCTGGTCTCCGGCTGCCAGTGATAGTGGGATTTCGGAAGACCCACACTCCGACCAGCTGGATAGTCCTCCGCACTACGTCCCAACGGGAAGTCCGGACGCCTACTCTGACGGCAGCTCACACAGTGATCTGGCTTACCCGCTCTACCAGGACCCGTGCCAAGCCATGCCTGTGCTGAAAGCACCGGCTGCAGAGTCAAGAAAGACAGAAGTGTCGATAGACTTCG ATCTGTGGGAAGCAGAATTCTACCCTGAGGAGAGGCAGGAGTTGTCCGCTGCCCATCTGAGTTCGCCCTCCTGCACTCTAACCATAAAGGACCTTCTGCTGTCCAACAACTGCGATGTG CACCAGCAGGCAGTGAACCCATCCCTGCTGAGACAAAGTCCCGGGACGTGCCAGGAGTTGGTCCTGACAGAGGATGAGAAGAAGCTGTTGGCCAAGGAAGGGGTGACGCTGCCCACCCAGCTGCCCCTGACGAAG TACGAAGAGAGAGTCCTCAAGAAGATCCGGAGGAAGATCCGCAACAAGCAATCAGCGCAGGAAAgccggaagaagaagaaggaatatATCGACGGATTGGAGAGCCG GATGTCTGCCTGCACGGCTCAGAACCAGGAGCTGCAAAGGAAAGTCGTTCACTTGGAGAAGCAGAATGT GTCTCTCCTGCAACAGCTGAAGAAGCTTCAGGCTTTGGTGATGCATTCCAGTAGCAAGGCAGCTCAAACGGGCACTTGTGTTGCG GTCTTGCTGCTCTCCTTCGCCCTGATAGTCTTCCCGTCCATCAGCCCTTTCGCCCGCAACAAATCCCAGACGGAAGGCGACTTCGTACCTGTGAGAG TTTTTTCCAGGTCCCTCCACAACGACGCTTCTTCCAGGGTGGCCTTTTCCATGGCCTGGGATGCAGAGCAGAGCGCCGAAGATGTGGAGAAACCCCTCTGGGCCGAATACGCCCAGGAAGCACACAGCGGGCAGGACGAGATGCCTGGCAAAATGACCGACAGCCACATCTTCTCAAGGCTCCAGAAGGCGGGGGAGACTCTCACAAGCAATGGCACGGAGGTGTTCCCGGAGGGCACGGGCCCACGCTTGGAGGGGCACCGTGACCACGTGGGCGGGCACAGCTTGGCGTCGGTGGCGTGGACAGATCCCAAACCGCCCAGCGAAGTACTGCTGGAGCAGGCTGAGGAGCTGTGA
- the SIRT6 gene encoding NAD-dependent protein deacylase sirtuin-6, translating to MSVNYAAGLSPYSDKGKCGLPEFVDPPEELESKIRELADMIRNASNVVFHTGAGISTASGIPDFRGPNGVWTMEEQGLPPKFDTTFENARPSKTHMALLELQRAGILRFLVSQNVDGLHVRSGFPRDMLAELHGNMFVEECMKCGKQYVRDTVVGTMGLKSTGRLCDVSKRRGLRSCRGKLMDTILDWEDSLPDRDLNLASEASRRADLSVTLGTSLQIKPSGDLPLLTKKKGGKLVIVNLQRTKHDKHADLRLHGYVDDIMTTLMKHLGLEIPEWTRPVLVESADLSQAKPFAKPGMDFKFLSKEEPVPRCNGVGERSASPKRESCALDTNSATTKRLKLEPLPT from the exons TTCGTTGACCCACCGGAGGAGCTGGAGAGCAAGATCCGTGAGCTGGCTGACATGATCCGGAACGCCTCCAACGTGGTGTTTCATACCGGAGCTGGCATAAGTACAGCTTCAGGGATCCCAGACTTCAG AGGCCCCAATGGCGTCTGGACCATGGAGGAGCAGGGGTTGCCCCCCAAGTTCGACACCACCTTTGAGAACGCGCGGCCGTCCAAGACCCATATGGCTCTGTTGGAGCTCCAGCGAGCTGGCATTTTACGATTCCTCGTCAGCCAAAATGTGGACGGCCTTCACGTTCGTTCCGGCTTCCCAAG GGACATGCTAGCAGAACTCCATGGCAACATGTTTGTGGAAGAATGCATGAAATGTGGCAA GCAGTACGTGAGGGACACGGTGGTGGGCACCATGGGCCTCAAGTCCACCGGCCGCCTGTGTGATGTCTCCAAGCGCAGAGGGCTGCGTTCCTGCAG aggaaagctGATGGACACCATCTTAGATTGGGAAGATTCACTACCGGATCGTGACCTCAACCTGGCTAGCGAAGCCAGCAG GAGAGCCGACCTGTCCGTCACCCTGGGGACGTCGCTGCAGATCAAGCCCAGCGGGGACCTCCCTCTGCTGACGAAGAAGAAAGGCGGGAAGCTGGTGATCGTGAACCTGCAGCGGACGAAGCAC GACAAGCACGCCGACTTGCGCCTCCATGGCTACGTGGACGACATCATGACAACGCTCATGAAGCACCTGGGCCTGGAGATCCCCGAATGGACCAGGCCGGTGTTGGTCGAGAGCGCGGATCTCAGCCAGGCCAAACCCTTCGCAAAACCCGGCATGGACTTTAAGTTCCTGAGCAAAGAGGAGCCCGTCCCACGCTGCAACGGTGTCGGGGAGCGCAGCGCTTCTCCAAAACGGGAGTCCTGCGCGCTGGACACCAACTCCGCCACAACCAAGCGGCTGAAACTGGAACCGCTCCCCACCTGA